The Actinomycetota bacterium genome has a segment encoding these proteins:
- the yvcK gene encoding uridine diphosphate-N-acetylglucosamine-binding protein YvcK, translated as MAIGGGHGLSRCLQALTHVVDHVTAVVTTADDGGSSGRLRELLGVIPPGDLRMALTALSPRRDLVRLMQYRFGSGELEQHSLGNLVIVATTDLNSGDIVAALDYVAAVLDARGRVLPCTTHPVQLSARAGDEEVAGQVAVARSQRIRQVWLEPAEPPATPAAVEAIRRADLVVLGPGSLFTSIIPNLLVPGIAEAVGAATCPVVLVANLREQPGETEGLDLPAHVDALIDHAAGIRLSAIVAHRGRPVTDGRALTVDEAALARLASQVVVADVLDPRGGHEPVKLAVALGRVLRPGRAALG; from the coding sequence GTGGCCATCGGCGGGGGCCACGGTCTGAGCCGCTGCCTGCAGGCGCTGACCCACGTGGTCGATCACGTCACGGCGGTGGTGACCACCGCAGACGACGGCGGGTCATCCGGCCGCCTCCGGGAGCTGCTCGGGGTCATCCCTCCGGGCGACCTGCGGATGGCTCTGACCGCGCTGAGCCCCCGCCGTGACCTCGTCCGGCTGATGCAGTACCGCTTCGGTTCGGGGGAGCTGGAACAGCACAGCCTCGGCAACCTCGTGATCGTCGCCACCACCGATCTCAACAGCGGCGACATCGTCGCCGCCCTCGACTACGTCGCAGCGGTCCTGGACGCCCGCGGCCGCGTCCTGCCGTGCACCACCCACCCGGTGCAGCTGTCGGCGCGCGCAGGCGACGAGGAGGTCGCCGGGCAGGTCGCGGTCGCCAGGTCACAGCGCATCCGGCAGGTGTGGCTGGAACCGGCCGAGCCGCCGGCGACCCCCGCCGCCGTCGAGGCGATCCGCCGCGCCGACCTGGTGGTGCTCGGCCCCGGGTCGCTGTTCACCAGCATCATCCCGAATCTCCTCGTCCCCGGGATCGCCGAAGCGGTCGGGGCAGCGACCTGCCCCGTGGTCCTGGTGGCCAACCTGCGCGAGCAGCCCGGCGAGACCGAGGGCCTCGACCTGCCGGCTCACGTCGACGCGCTGATCGACCACGCCGCGGGGATCCGGCTCTCGGCGATCGTCGCGCACCGCGGCCGACCCGTGACGGACGGACGTGCGCTGACGGTCGACGAGGCCGCGCTGGCGCGCTTGGCGTCCCAGGTCGTGGTCGCCGACGTCCTCGATCCCCGTGGCGGGCACGAGCCGGTCAAGCTCGCCGTCGCGCTGGGCCGCGTGCTCCGTCCCGGACGGGCCGCGTTGGGATGA